CTGCGTATCAATGTGCCCAAATAAAAGCCTCGAAAACATCATTATCGgacctgcctcctccaccaccacctccgacagcgtgttccaggcccacaccaccctctgttaAAAACTTGCccggcatatctcctttaaaccttctgACCTTAAAACCAAGCCCTCTACCATTTTATATCTCAACCCTGGGATCGTGACGATGCCGCACATAATTTTAGCATCTGCCCCTCGGAattgttttggtttattatgtaatctatgagtactgtgtttacagatctgttctgctgctgcaagtaagaacttcattgtcctGGTTCGGTATacacgacaattaaacactcttgattctttaaCTTGTAAATCCAACACATTATGTCTGCAGTTATTCCTTTACCACATTGTCAAATAATTTCCCTTTTACACAACTATGTTGAATCCATGTTTAtatccgtgtgcggacgtggcgtcaaaggacgagaagccgaagaaaagtggaaggcaaataaccgaacggaaacaaagccgaaacgccaaataaccgaaaacgTGGGACaattaaatgcaaactaaccgaaagggcgggatgcctaaaagccaactatctgaaaggctgtgtcgcctacaagccaactaacaaAACGGCCGTTcaaccgaaaagtcaaataacggatatgacgcagcctttcggttaattgccgtttcggcagagcggccattcagtgagtttacttttaggtgacgcagcctttcggttagttggcttttaggcgtcccgccatttcggttagtttgcatttaggcgtcccaccttTTTAGTtaattggcgtttcggcttcgtacgctttcggtcatttggcgtttcggcttcatttcagttcggttatttggcttccacttctttgcttcggcttctcgtcctttgaCACCATGTCCGGGTACCGTTTATATCATTTCCTTGCCTAACTGTCCTGCTGCACCTATCATAACACTGGGTTCCAGCATTTGCCAAATGACAAATGTTCATCTAATTGTAGACAAGAGTAGCAGATGCTGGAAGcataagcaaaacacaaaatgctggaggaactcagtgggttaggcggcatctgtggagggaatgacagacgacgttttggatTGTACAATTGCCAGTTTATTTCTGATGCCCACACGCTGAACAAACCTCACACCCAGCATGCTGGCCAAGAGCCTATATCACACAGAACCCCCTCCCTGCCCAAAATGCACCCTTTGAAAACCAAAACTCAACTGCTCTGGCCACTTGGTCAAGGAGAGGACGTCAGCCACGATATTACTAAATGGGAGAGCAGACAAATGTCCTGTTTCTTGTGCCACACCCTTGCCACGGTCGCTTGCTTACCTTCTGGATAGAGCTGCATATTCATACCCTCAGTGGGAGGCTGTGCCTGGTTGAACTGCGGGTTGAAGAATTCTCCCTGAGGTGCTGGCTGCTGTGCAGGCGCTGGCAGCAGAGAGAAACAGGGGTAAAGCACTTTCCCTGTGAGCCTCCCTAACGTGTACTGTGAAGCAGCTTCTCCCCCCACACAGAGAAGATGAGGAACTCCAAACTCTGCCGACAGAGACAGCTCCGCTCGGAGACTGCACCTTCATCATCgattggaatggaatactttattgtctcatgtgACTAGGcagagtgagattctttgctacaTACCCAATGtacacaaatagcggccaccttcgCCGTTGCTATTGCAACCAGCttaaaagacccacaccaccctggccaggcTCTCACCTCaccgctaccatcgggaagatagtacaggagcctgaaaaccgtgaccaccgGGTGcaagaccagcttcttcccaacaatcatcaggctcttgaacactacacaactccAAATAAACTAtcaactatgaactgtcttggttgcactcagGACTTCGGGCCTTTGGCACTAATTTTggggtttttaatttattgaattgttGCAATATAATGTTGTCtatgaatactgtgtttacagatctgTCTGCTGTAAGTAactatttcattgttctgttttaggtacatatgacaattaaacacttgagttTGGTCAACGTGCTGTCGCAGAATGTGTTTGGTATCATGTACCAAGATAGCGTGAAAGCTTGTGTGCACTATCCAGTCAAGTCAAATGATAGCCGGTGATAGAGGTCGGACCTGCCGAGTCTCCAGTTAACAGATGATCCAAgtgatgacccccccccccccacccccaacctgtACTTCCTACTGCTCTtcaactatcacttgccaggcttttcaCCATCCCTGTGCCCCACCCGCCTCACATGTACCCATTTATCATCTCCAGACTTAGCCCCACccctttttccagctttctcccccttactccATCAGCCTGACGAATGGACACGACCTGATACATCTCTTGttcattcgctccacagatgctgcctgacctgctgagcttctccaccaatgtattttgctcaggattccatcatctgcattcTCTGGGGATTGTCAGTCAGGaggcacgaggaactgcagatactggaatcttgagcaaaacacaatgttttgggtcgggacctttcttctgactgtttaggagctgtcccactgcggcgatctaattggcaagtttagaagatttTGCCCTCCACTCATACTcagagcatggtcgacacgagatcctaggaggtctttgtaactctccttcatgctcgagagtagtctccgcgtactcgaggcctcagctagatcgcggcgtatttttcaacatgctgaaaaatgcccgcgagtaaaaaaagatcaccatggaaaaaaaatcgatatatattttactcgtaggtttagtcgaagtaggtcgtagtaggtcggcatgttattcgtaggtaatcgagggtagtcaaagatagtcatagatagtcttcaacatagtcgaagggaggtcgaaggaagtcgtcttcactcttcacttttcggtgtccaattttcccgaagatagtcttcaacatagtcgaaggtcttcaacatgacactttttgaaACTCtcttaaacttgccaattaggtcgccgcagtgggacagccccttttctGTTGAAGCCCTCACACGCTATGGCCAATACAATGTTGCGCTGTGGAACTAATTACCCAAAGACTGCGAGCACAAGTTGTACTACCGCTGTACAAGTGTTTACAGTCAGGTTAGCTTGAAATAATTTGTCGACAAAGTGCACAAGGTGACCTTGGAGCTGTCAGTCTGTCCTGGTGCCTTGGGAAATGTTTCGACTCTGGgtcttgaggcagcagctctacaactgCAGCACTGTGCTGCATTTccattgtattcatgtacagtatgatttcaCTGCAcgcataaataaataaagtatacctaaataggcaacattttaggtcggttctcttcttcagactgaagaactccCCGCTCCCATCTTCAAAGGGTGCAGTAGCTTCAAAACGTGCacaaccaggctcaggaacagcttcttgccctctgttatcaggcttctcaaCGGTCCTTCTATAAGCTAGGGTACAATCTGATTCACTTCTacaccattgcggacattggactttgtccgtggaactgatgtgctacaatgctgagaactatattctgcactctgtatcttcccctttgttctgccTATTGTATTTGAATTTGTTTTGATTATATGTATATTATCTGCTctgattggaaagcatgcaatcggatacatgtgacaataataataaacctaaagggGTCTAACTCGACACTCTCTCAAAGGCAAGGagcggagatgggggggggggcataaagCACATGACCTACCTGGGCCCTGCTGCACACCTGGCTGTAGATGAGTGGCCAGGGTGGAGCCCACactcaagcccagctgctcttgGGCAGGCATGCCCTGCGGGGAAGCCACCGGCTGGTTGAAGCTCCCCATGTTGCCTTGGCTACCGGCAGGTAAACTCACGGAAGTGCTTGGATTAACTTGTTGATAGTGAGTCTGCCCATGGGGAAAGGGAGCTCCAGCTggtgtgcgagagagagagagagagagagaaagtgattaGGACTGAAGCAAGGGTGTTTTGTTTTCCAGCACACAGCAGCACCATTGCCCAGGGGACAAGAGATCTCACTGCTTCCCTCCCACCACACCAACATCTGCCCCACAAAATGGAAACATCACAGCTGAGCAGGGAATGGTCAGATGCCGTTTCATATTAGGACCATTCCTCAGAAGAATCTAGAATCTTCCAGCAAGATCCAGGACAACAATACGACGAGacgcaaggatctgcagatgatgaaatcttgggtaaaacacaaagtgctggagaaactcagcgggtcaggcagcatttgtggggagaatggacagacgacgtttcaggttgggacctttcatgtccgctagagatgctgcttgacctgatgaTTTACTGCAGCCCCTCGTGCATTATTCAACATGACGTGGCATACAGATCCAAACTCCCTGCCCAGCCAAGCAGCAGGCACTCCAGTACTGCCCGGTTCATGGAGGATGTGGGAATCCTGTCACATTCATAGTGAATCTGATTCACGTCCCACCTGCTGGGTAAGGAGGGCCGTTCCCTGAAGGGATCAGTGAACCAGATTATCTCATCACTGTCTTGTCGTTCCACAGTCACTCTTCCTGACTGGACCTCTCCATGATCAAGCTGGGATTTAAAAGTTCCTGGTGTCTGCCTCACGGTTCTGTTGTAATACCTTGACCTTTGTGATCGTGATTCATGATCCACACaactttagagagatacagcagggaaacaggccttcagcccgagACCACGCCAGCCAGCAATCATCCTAtatacttgcactatcctacacactagggacaatttccaatattaccgaagccaattaacctacaaacacgcacgtctttggaatgtgggaagaaaccagagcacacagagaaagcccatgcagtcacagggagaatgttcaaactctgtagacagaacccttggtcaggattgaaccctggtctctggctctgtaaggcagcaactctaccattgccccAACTCATCTCAGCTCTCCCCGTCCCAGCCCAGAAAAGTTAAGCAGATAAATGTttaggggaggggagatgaggaagTAGCCCCGTGTTTGTCGTTTTCTGACTCTGCACCCCTCCTCCCCAAGCACCAGGCGCTGTGGGACATGTGGCATGTCCTGCTCCTGCCCCCTCATCCCCAAGCTCCGTCGGAGGTAGTGGTCTGACCTGCCATCTGGTGAGGGTTCCCCGGTCCGGGGGGAGGAGTTCCATTTCCCATGGGGTCGACAGTTCTCGGGACAGGCTCCATCCCCACGGGGCCCATCCCCATTGGCTGGCCGAGCGGCTGGAGGAGAGAAGAGCAAGATGTTGAGGATGCGACCGGTGCTTCCCTGCCGAGGTCATTGAGTTTGATGAAGGCAGGGAGTGCGGAGGAAGAGAGGTAGAACATCGAACTgtataacacaggaacaggcccttcggcccacaatgtccatgccaaacatgatgccaacaaactgatctcctctgtctgcatgtgacacatatcgctccattccctgcacatccacgtgcctatcctaaagcttcttaaatgcccccgtcgtatctgcctccaccacgttCCAGGcagccaccaccctctgtgtaaaaaatctggcccatacatctcctttaaactttgtccctctcactaggccggggtgggggggggggggggacggggacgaTTGAGGGATGGACAGGAGGCCAGGGTTTGAGCTGTCTGGCACTTTGATTTCATCTGCCACTCGACAGTTTGCCCTCACTTACCGCAGGGTGGGCACTGGCCACATTCTGGCTGGAGTCTGCTATCGTAGCCAGGTAGATGAGGTTTCTGTGCAGGATCTGCTGGTATCTGTGTAACAACAATAAAGGTATCGGATTTTTTCATCCAACTTCTTCTCTTCTTCCTGCTAAACCCCATAAAATAACAAAGATACATGGCACTAtaaatgctggaaccttgagcaaaacacaaaagtgctggaaaggggcaaaggttaaaggagagatgcagggcaagtttttagaTGCattgagtggtgggtgcctggaaccagCTGTCAGTGGTGGTGGTAGGCAGATGTTGGCGTTACTACATCACTGTTCCCTCGTGCTTGTAACGACAGCTGCATTTTAAATGCGCCACTGTGCATGCAGTGCTTTGGGACAGCCAATCGGTGCGAAAGGTGAGATTGCACAACATTAGAAGCCGAGAGCTAGCACGAACGTCGAGGTTTAATTCAGGAACCTGTTGGACAGGTTGAAACTTCCCCATCGTAAACAATGGCTGCaactggggccgctggtgtcctGTTACAGTCGAGCCCAGACACATCCACACTCAACAACACTGGCAGCGTGAAGCAGCAGCTGCACTCCAGACACTGCCACCTGACCCCACCGCAAACCGACACCATTCTACCCAATATGCCAATTCACCACTTGCTTTATCTTTCCACACCTGTCAGGCACAAGCTACAGAAACTTGAACGTGCACaccaccagacccaggaacagcttcttcccctgttatcaggtttctgaacagtccttccagaaGTTAGGGTACTAtcattcacctctgccccatagcagacattggactttgtctatggaactgctgCGCTACAAGGCtgccaactatattctgcactctgtatcttcccctttcctctacttattgtacttgagttttgtacttgacttgattatattggtatagcattatctgatctgattggatagcatgcaaaacatttCACCATATCttggtatgtgacaataataaacctgaactacCTCTAAACCTCTCCCTTGCCTAGTATAGGCTGTACATAGACTGAAGCTCCCGCTGCACTGTCCCATGCAATACTTTCATGCCAAGCACaacatcttcccatatcccccccatctgctttccgcaaagaccgctccctccgtaactcccttgtcaatttttcccttccctcccgcaacaccccctccccgggcactttcccttgcaaccgcaagagatgccacacttgtcgctttacctcccccctcgactccattcaaggatccaagcagtcgttccaggtgcgacagaggttcatctgcatctcctccaacctcatctattgcatccgctgctctagatgtcagctgatctacatcggtgagaccaagtgtaggcttggcgatcgtttcgccgaacacctcagctcggtgttcgcattaaccaacctgatctccttgtggctcagcacttcaatccccctcccattccgaatccgatctttctgtcctggacctcctccatggccagattgaGCACCTccggaaattggaagagcagcaccttgggcagtttgcaccctagcggcataaacattgacctctccaatttccagtagctcttgctgtctcctccccttctcagctctcccttagccatcaggctcctcctcttcc
This sequence is a window from Amblyraja radiata isolate CabotCenter1 chromosome 17, sAmbRad1.1.pri, whole genome shotgun sequence. Protein-coding genes within it:
- the LOC116982617 gene encoding protein SSXT-like isoform X1 codes for the protein MSMVFVPQRLRGKCEINQATIQKLLDENNQLIQCIVEYQNLGKAAECTQYQQILHRNLIYLATIADSSQNVASAHPAPLGQPMGMGPVGMEPVPRTVDPMGNGTPPPGPGNPHQMAAGAPFPHGQTHYQQVNPSTSVSLPAGSQGNMGSFNQPVASPQGMPAQEQLGLSVGSTLATHLQPGVQQGPAPAQQPAPQGEFFNPQFNQAQPPTEGMNMQLYPEGSGWYGPQQGQFQQNPGAHQQTFYQQYITQQPVTSTPQEFNSAQNSQGQFRSFQQDPGQQYVSYRTQQPAPTPGQQQAFPYGQGAAFGGFQ